Genomic DNA from Candidatus Kaiserbacteria bacterium:
CGAACCGTGTATGACGCTCTATCTAACGGATCACATCGATCCCGAGGAAGTTGTGCGTGGTTTCGAAGAAGGTGTCTGGCGTGCGGTAAAACTCTATATGGCCAATCAAAAAGGCCAAGGTGGAACTACCGGGTCTGCACACGGCGTGAAGAATCTTCTCGGCCGCTATAAGGTGTTCGAGGCAATGGAGAAACACAGGATTCCGCTCCTCGGGCACTTCGAAGCGGTCGAAGATGATGTTGATGAGTTTGATCGCGAAATCGTTTCTGCTGAGCGCGACCTCGAGCCCATTCTCAAGTCCTTCCCAGGACTGCCGGTGGTTTTCGAACATCTCACGGATGGACGCGCGGCTGACTTCGTAGCACAAGCAAGTCATGACATTTATGCGACGGTGACTGCTCATCATCTGATGATTAATCGCAACGATATGTTCTCGGGTGGCATGAACCCAGGCAACTATTGCAAGCCTGTGCCGAAGCGCGAAGAACATCGCGTAAGGGTCCGGCAGTATGTGACATCGGGCAATCGCCGCTTTGGTGCAGGAACCGATTCAGCTCCGCATGATGAAAGTGTGAAGTCTCGTTGCTACGGCTGCGCGGCAGGCATCTTCACCGCACCGATAGCAGTCGAGCTCTACACAGGTATCTTCGACGAAGACAACGCCCTCCAACATCTCGGTCCGTTCATGTCCGAGAACTTTCTCGCGCTGTATGGCATGAAGGTGAGTTCGGAGACAATGACCATCAAACGAATGGCACATGTCGTTCCGCAGAAGATCGGAGGCGTTCAGGTCTTCAAAGGAGGCTCCGAGATTCCGTGGAAACTCGTTGGTTGAATCAAAAGCGAGAACGTTAACCCAACCCTGACACTTAATTGTTGTCAGGGTTGTTTTTTATTAACTGCTACTTCCGAGATACATTATTCCAGAGTAGTTCAAACAGTGATTGCCTAAATTCAATAAGTACGCGTGTTTTGACAAACTGTTAAAAAGTAAGTTTATTGTGTTATTCTTGCTAATTATTATCTATTTTATAATAACTATGTATACTATTAATATAGTTTAGGTAGTAATTATATTAATTTATGAATAATTTATATAAATCAGAACTCAAGAACTTTTTAGAGTTAAGTTACGCAGAACTTGAAGCGCTCAATCTAAAAGCAAAAGAGGATGCAGAGAAGCTTTCGCCCGAGGTACTCCAAAAGCAGTACACAGAATACCTCACGAAAGAGAAGCGTATCAAGGCAGTCACTATATGTTTTAGTGACGTTGAAGGAAGACTCCATATGCTTGACTATGATAAGAACTTTCTTTTGAGTTCACTTTCAAATCTCACCTTCGATGGTTCATCAATCAGAGGATTCACACAACAACATGAATCAGACTTGCGTATTGAAGTAGATTGGGCAAGTATTAGATTTTTCCCCGCAGATGTATTCGGACCTGGAAAGGTCATTTTTTTTGCCACCGTACTCAATCGTGACCGAACTCCGTATGTAAATGATTTCAGAGGGAGACTCAAAGAGTACACAACGGAGATAAAAAAGAAGCAGGGTCTCACTGCGTATTCTGCAGGTGAGATTGAGGGATTCCTTGTCGACGGGGTGGAAGCTGAGCAACACTTTACCTCACGAGAGGGATTTAAACTGGTGAGCTCAGGTGGATATTTCCACTCGCTTCCCATGGACAAACTCCGCATCTTTATTGATCAGTGTGCTGAAGCACAACGAGCGATGGGATTCCAAAATGAGAAGGATCACCCCGAAGTAGCACCGTCGCAGTTTGAAATGAATTTCTCATATGCGGAAGTGATGCGTGCTGCTGACAATGTGCAACTCTATAAACTCATTTGCAGACAAGTTGCTCGAAACCTCGGTATGACGGCAACATTTCTGCCCAAGCCCTTTACCGGTATCAATGGCTCCGGCATGCATACGAATTTTTCACTCAAAAAAAATGGGAAGAACATTTTCCATGAAGCAAAGGGTCAAGATGGTCTTTCAAAAATTGCATGGGAGTTTATTTCACGATTGCTCAATCACGCACCGGAGATATGTCTTATCTTCAATCCATCAGTCAATAGTTATAGACGTCTTGACCCGCATTTTGAAGCGCCCAATCAAATTAAAGTGTCGGCACTCGACAGAGGTTCAATGATTCGTATTCCTGTAGGAAATGAAAAAACAGCTCGTATTGAAGTGCGCTCAGTAGCACCGGATGCAAATCCATACCTCGTTCTCTTTACGATTCTCAAAATTGGGCTTGAGGGAGAATCACTCAAGAAGGATGAAAATAAACGTGACCGACTTCGCTTCTTGCCCGACAATATCAACGATGCGATTGCTCTTTTTAAGTCGAGTAAGTTCATTGGCAAAATATTAGGTGAGGAAAGTAAAGAGCGCATCGCGTTATTCAAGCAAATTGCAGCCGATAGATCGCCGAAGGCACTCGGAAGCTACATTAAGGCATCCGAGGTGCTCTATCACCATGAGGTGACCAACCAGTTCCTTTGGACAAAATTCTAAGCGTCTCGGACTCACCCCTATGGATACATTTTGAGGTGTGCATAAAGAAATGTGATATAGGGGTGAGTCTTAGAAAGACCATTTTATTAGTCACAAAAGTAATATGAACTCATTAAAAAAATATTCACTCTGGCTACTTATTCTCGGGGGCTTTGTAAGTCTCCTTGCAATGGGGTATGCCGGAAGTTCTGCGGGCGATTTTGATCCTGCAAGTATTAATTCGGGGGATACCGCGTGGATGCTCATGGCTACTGCGCTCGTGATGCTTATGACACCTGCTGTCGGTTTCTTTTATGGTGGCATGGTATCTGCAAAGAACGTGGTGAGTGTCCTTAAACAATCGTTTATTATTCTTGCACTTGTGAGTATTCAATGGGTGATTGTAGGGTACAGTCTTGTGTTTGGTACAGATATTAAAGGAATTATTGGTGGCATGGATTACTTCGCACTTCAGGGTGTCGGGTATGCCCCGAATGCTGATTACGCAGCGACAATTCCACACCTTATGTTCATGATGTTCCAAGGAATGTTTGCCATTATTACACCTGCACTCATTATTGGTGCGTTTGTAGGGCGTATGAAGTTTAAAGCACTTGTCGCCTTTACTTTACTTTGGACCACACTCGTCTATGACCCGATTGCACACTGGGTGTGGGGGATTGGAGGATGGCTCAGAGACTCGGGAGCGCTCGACTTTGCAGGAGGTACTGTCGTACACATGAGTGCAGGTTTTTCTGCACTTGCAGCAGCACTCCTCATTGGTAAGCGTATTACCTCAGGACATCCATCCTCAAATGCAAACAACGTGCCGTTTGTTATTCTCGGTGCTGTATTGCTGTGGTTTGGGTGGTTTGGCTTTAATGCGGGTTCTGCACTTGGTGCAGGAGCACTTGCGTCGGGAGTATTTGTTGTAACGAATATTGCAGCAGCGGCGTCAGCCCTTGCGTGGGTCATTCTCTCATATGCGGAAAATGGAAAGCCTTCTGCGATGGCAGCGGCTATTGGTGCAGTCTGTGGACTCGTTTCGATTACTCCTGCATCAGGCTACGTTGGTCCTGTATCAGCAATTGCTATTGGACTCATCGGGGGAGTCGTCACCTATCTCGCGGTGTACTGGCGCATGCATAAGTCGAGTATTGATGACAGTCTCGATGTGTGGGCAGCACATGGTATGGGAGGACTCGTGGGAGCAATACTCACGGGAGTTTTTGCTGAGAAAGCCGTGAACTCATTTGGGAACGACGGATTACTCTTTGGAAATGCAGGACTCGTATGGACACAAATTGTTGCTGTACTATGTACCGCACTCTATGCGTTCGTCGCGACCTACATCATTCTCAAAGTGCTCTCGATGTTTACACCACTCCGTGTAACCTCAAAGCAAGAGGAAGAGGGACTCGACATAGCGAGCCACGGTGAAATGGGCTACCGTCTCCAATAATAAAAACAAGAAATCACCCATACACAAAATCACCCAGTAATGGGTGATTTTGAGTTATCTGCTCAAATTGGAAGTAATCCCTAGGGGAACCTTAGGGATTAGAAATTTCGGACTCGATGGCGAGGAGGCGGTTGTATTTTGCGAGGCGTTCACCGCGTGAGAGGGAGCCTGTTTTAATACACTCTGCACCGGTACCTACGGCGAGGTCGGCGATGAAGTCGTCAACGGTTTCTCCTGAACGGTGTGACACGACAACACGGATATCATGTGTCTGTGCGAGTCGAATACACTCGAGAGTCTCTGAGAGGGTGCCGATTTGATTTACCTTAATCAAAATTGCGTTGCATGACTTTCCCTCAATTGCTTGCTGTAGGCGCTTTGGATTGGTGACGAGCAAATCATCCCCAACGAGCATAAATGCTGTTTCAAGTTTTTCTGGGTGTGACGCAAATACGAAACGCTTCTTTGATTCAAGTGTTTCTTTCATCGTTGCCCATCCAGTCCAATCATCTTCTTGAAGTCCGTCCTCAATGGAAACGAGGTGATACTTTTGAATCCAACTTTCGTAGAGTGCAATCATTGCTTCGGTACTGAGGTTTTTATTTTCTGGCTTGAGGAGATACTGGTTGAGACCCGTGTCATAGAATGAAGTTGATGCGGTATCGAGTGCAATAGATACCTGTTCACCAGGGACGTACCCCGCTGTTTCAATCGCTTTAATGAGGTACTCAAATGCCTCATCATGGCTCGTGAGACGTGGTGCAAAACCTCCTTCATCTCCAACACTGGTGACAAAGCCCTTGGCTTCAAGTAATTTTTTGAGTGCGTGAAATATTTCACTTCCAGCTCGGAGTTGTTCGCTGTATGTTGCTATGCCCGTAGGGACGAGCATAAACTCTTGGAAAGAAAGTCCCGAGTCACTATGCATACCACCATTGAGGACATTAAACATAGGGACGGGAAGCGCGACTTTTTTATCAGTGTGCAACAGTGTATTGATATGCGCATAGAGGGGAATTGATTGCTCGAGTGCAGATGCACGAGCGGTTGCAAGTGAAATACCCAAGATTGCATTTGCTCCAAGGCGTCCCTTATTTTCTGTACCATCAAGTGCAATCATGGCATCATCGAGTGCCTTTTGGTCGCTTGCTTCCATACCGATAACAGCCTCTTTGAGTTCGGTGTTTACATGAGCGACCGCGTTCAAAACTCCTTTTCCGTTGTAGCGAGCCTTATCACCATCGCGGAGTTCTATTGCTTCGTGTGCACCGGTGGATGCGCCCGAGGGGACCATTGCTACTCCCTCCGTTCCACTTTCAAGAGTTACCAAAACTTCGATGGTTGGGTTGCCGCGTGAATCAAGAATTTCTCGTCCTTGTACGTTTACAATTTTAGACATGCTGATTATTTAATACGTTAATAAATATAAAGTGCAAGTGCACAGTATACAGGGAAGTTATTTTTCGTCACACCCTTGTTATGGGTGTACGAGGCATCTGCCGGTCATTACTGCCGGCTGTGGAAGATTCATTAAGTGAAGGATAGTGGGCGCCACATCAGCGAGTGTCCCGTTTTCAATTTTTTCTTCATGGGAGGTCACAATAACGGGGACGTGGTTGGTGGTGTGTGCGGTATGCATTTCACCCGTCTCATGGTTGATATTTTCTTCTGCATTGCCATGATCTGCGGTAATGAGCACAACCCCATCGTGTGAAAGTGCCGCCTCCACCACACGCTTCAATTGCGTATCCACTTCTGTAAGTGCAATGTGGAGCGCTTCTGTATTGCCGGTGTGTCCCACCATGTCGGCATTAGCGAAATTGATAAAAATGAAGTCAGTTCCTTTCTCTATGGATTCGAGCGCCTTATCAGCAATTTCTTTTGCACGCATTTTTGGCGCGAGGTCATGCGTGAGTACGTCTTTGCGACTCGGTACGAGAATGTGCTCCTCACCAGGGTAGGGAAGTTCATGGCAGCAATTGAGAAAGAATGTTGCATGCGCATACTTTTCTGTTTCGGCAATGTGTGCCTGTGAAAGTCCGGCATCAGAAACTTCTTTTGCGAGCGTTGTCGTAATTTCTATTGGAGGGAATGCAACATGCGCAGGAATTCCTTTCTCGTACTCGGTAAGTGTCACAAAACACAAATCCTTCTTCTCTGCATGCGTCACAATTTTACTCGAGAGCATGCGCGCTCGATCAGAGCGGAAATTAAAAAAAGAAAATTCCATCATGATCCATCACCGTGTACTGGTGCCCCTCTTCATCAAGGAAAACGGTGGGTTTCACATGCTCATCAAAGACACCCTCTGCATACAACTTCTCCATTATCTCAGATGGTCTGCATGTATGCTCAGTGTTATCACATCGTCCATGGAAAATTGCATCCTCAACACGCTCGAGCCTGTCCCAGTTGTTGTCTCTATCCATTGCATAGAAACGTCCGGCGGTGGTGGCAATAAATCCGATGCCTAAATCATCGATGACGTCCTCAAGTTCCTTGAGATACTGTGCTGCACTTCGTGGCCCTGTGTCGCGTCCGTCGGTAAATGCGTGAATGGCTATTTTTGTTACACCCGCCTCTTTTGCCGCCTTCATAAAAGCGTACAGATGGCTACTGTGACTATGGATTCCTCCCGGGGAGAGGAGCCCTTTGATATGCAACACCGAATCGTGCTTTTTTACATGGTCAAATAGTTTTATAAAAGCAGGATTCGTCGCAAACTCATTATTTTTTACCGCCTTTGATATGCGGAGTAAGTCGGTATCAATAATTTTACCTGCACCGATGGTCATGTGTCCCACTTCACTATTTCCCATCTGGCCAGAGGGAAGACCGACACTCTCCGAACTTGCTTCAAGAAGCGCATGAGGATAGGTATTCCACAAGGAATCAAAAAATGGTGTCGGCGCTTCTGCTATGGCATTATCGCGCGTCTCTTCGCGATGCCCCCATCCATCGAGAACAATGAGAACCGTTGGTTTTTTATCGTGCATATCAATATTTTAAATAAGTTCCAAGTATACTACATAATTTGTGTGTATCTATAGATATGTATATGTTAAAAAAAGATAGAAAGTTGTGTCCTGTTGCTCTTGAGGTCAGACATCAAAAACCTATAGCGAGAGTCTATATTGTGTATAATTTAAGAAATCATTGATACTTACTAAATTACCTTGACAACTGGAACAAGAGTAAATATGAATATCTTTTGGGATAGTTCCACCATGTATGTCGAATAGTGGTACCAGGCAGTGAGGACACATATAAGGTTGCTGCGTATTGCTCCGTTGTGTACCAGAGTCTAGATATTTTACAAAATAATCCTTGGTGTCAATACTCGATAGTGAATAGAATGAACCTTTATCAAACCAGATGTTAATACATACACCACATACCCAGGCCTTTCTCTGTATGTCGTGTGGCCCTAATGCATCAATCTGTGTAAGTGTATGGCCGCACACGCTGCAGGCTAATAATTTTATTGGGCTATACGACTCGGTAACTGTAGGGTCAAAACTTTTTATTAGTCGTAACCTTTCTTCAATGAGTTGTTCTTCGAAAGATTGATCTTTTTCTGACGTACTTGCTAAAAAGAAAGGTGAGTAGTAGGCAAATTCCTGATATGTCTCATCTTGTACAATCATTAATACTTTGTTCAATGCAGAATAGAGTGCTTGTGGATGACGAGTAAGTTCAAGTGCTTTAAGGTCTGCATAAATTGCCTCACCATAATTCATGGTGTAGTAAATGAATCCCGTGATCAGTACGATAATCAAATGAATCGGGTTCATCACTAAAAAGACTAAACCAGCCCCAATAGTGTTGTTTAATGATTTATGCTCATCTAAAAATATCCCGACGACAATTGCGACATACATTCCAAGCCATATGAGTGGTAAAAACGGGTGTATGGTTCCAAGGAGAAGTAAGAATGAGAGTAGCCCAACAACTTTAGTTATAGTAATTAACCATTCAACAGTCCTTCTCGTTGATATCTCATCGGAAAGATAGTGGCCAATTTCATGTGCAATGTATGCTTCTGCTTCACTCACACTAAAATATTGAAGTAAACTCGTACTGACATGTAGTTGTGGGGCACCAATAGTCCTTAGGTGTAAGAAGAGTTTTGGCATATTTCCTGCATACATAATCAGTTGTGGCGTTTCGATGCCTGCCGTTTTTGATAAGTTTTCTAGAATTTTTTGTATCGTAACTCTGTCGACGTGTTTTGTGTGATCAGTATGTGTTCCGTTTTGGACAATGAATTCTTGAGCAAAATATGCAACAACAAGAAGTATTATGCTAAACCACACGTCATTATAAATATACGTGTCGTGCAGGTACGTCGTATGTACAAAGAGTTGATATGCCAGATACGATATGCCAAGTATCAGGAATATAAGTGCCAGAATAATATATGCGCGTTTTCTTTTTACACGATCAACAACCGTCCAATAGGTCTCATTCTTTTTATTAGAAAAAATTGTCTGACTGAATAGTTTTCCCAAATACCTCGCAATTACATCATTTTTGAATGCTAGGGGAAAGACAATTATGATATATATAAAAACAGATGACATACACTTTATTATACTTCACTGTATATGTTAGAAGTGTATATTATCCTTGTTCTCAAGGTCCGACTCCGGGAATCGTATCAAAAAAGTGCAAGAGTTTCCGCAATGGCACTATCGAGAGTTTCCTCGCGATGCTCCCACTCGTCGAGAACAATAAAAATCGTTGGTTTTTTATCGTGCATATCAATGTGTTACATAAGTCCCAAGTATACTACATAATCAACATGCATATAAAAATGTATGTATGCAAAGAAAGAGTAAGGGACTGTAATTTGCTCACCGTATGAGGTGTGATTTTTATTTATTTCCTGAACGCGGACTGGTGTATAATGAAAAACCGTTCGCAATTATCTAACCATAATTGTATTTTCATCTGATGGGGCATTTGAATTAAGGGTTCCTTTGAAGACCTCAATACTACTCACAGACAAAGAACCTTCCCCTTGGTGTTCCCAGAAAACAATACTTTCATCTGCATTAGCATACCGAGCACCACTAGCAGAGATGGCTTGAGGCAAAGTTATTGTTCCGGTTTTTGGGTGTGTAAAAGTAACTGTATTATGTGAATTGTTAAAATTGACAGCGAGAGACTCTTGTCCAGAATGATATATGACAGAAACAATAGACGACTCATCCTGTTCTTGTGTGTTTATTTCACGTTCATATTTATTCCAGCCATCAGTCGTCATAAAGAAAGGAAGGTAATTATTGAGTGAACCGTTTTTCCATACGACAGCAAAAAATACAAATAGGATAATAGCAATAATAATATAAATATTTTTTTGAGTTGTTTGCATATCTCATACGATACCACAAGTTCGAACTTACTACATGAAAAGTGAAAAGGAGAGTGAAAAGAAAAGTAAAAAAGTATCAAGGTTTTGAAAATCTCTGGCAGGGAAGGATTGATAAAAGTTACCGTTTCTACTTTCACGTAGTTGAACCTTATTACATTATTGTTTCAGCCATTATTCATTCCAAGTGATGTACTCTTATTGGTGTCTATTAAGTGAGACACGGATTAGGAGGGGTTTTTTCAAGGTTCCCGAGGACCGACCTCGGGAAACTTTTAATAAGCTCCGTCGACAGGAGGATTCTTCCATTACATGGACTGTTTAGGTCGTATGACAATTTAAGTTCCCTAGGGCTCCCCTGGGAACAAAGAAAATCGCCTGACCAAGGTCAGGCGATTTTGGTGGATTGTGGGTAGGGAAAATCAACTGAGAAGTGTACCAACGGCGACAAGGAAGTTGCCCACTGTGCCGGTCCCAAAAAGGAAG
This window encodes:
- a CDS encoding MliC family protein — protein: MQTTQKNIYIIIAIILFVFFAVVWKNGSLNNYLPFFMTTDGWNKYEREINTQEQDESSIVSVIYHSGQESLAVNFNNSHNTVTFTHPKTGTITLPQAISASGARYANADESIVFWEHQGEGSLSVSSIEVFKGTLNSNAPSDENTIMVR
- a CDS encoding glutamine synthetase, translating into MNNLYKSELKNFLELSYAELEALNLKAKEDAEKLSPEVLQKQYTEYLTKEKRIKAVTICFSDVEGRLHMLDYDKNFLLSSLSNLTFDGSSIRGFTQQHESDLRIEVDWASIRFFPADVFGPGKVIFFATVLNRDRTPYVNDFRGRLKEYTTEIKKKQGLTAYSAGEIEGFLVDGVEAEQHFTSREGFKLVSSGGYFHSLPMDKLRIFIDQCAEAQRAMGFQNEKDHPEVAPSQFEMNFSYAEVMRAADNVQLYKLICRQVARNLGMTATFLPKPFTGINGSGMHTNFSLKKNGKNIFHEAKGQDGLSKIAWEFISRLLNHAPEICLIFNPSVNSYRRLDPHFEAPNQIKVSALDRGSMIRIPVGNEKTARIEVRSVAPDANPYLVLFTILKIGLEGESLKKDENKRDRLRFLPDNINDAIALFKSSKFIGKILGEESKERIALFKQIAADRSPKALGSYIKASEVLYHHEVTNQFLWTKF
- the eno gene encoding phosphopyruvate hydratase → MSKIVNVQGREILDSRGNPTIEVLVTLESGTEGVAMVPSGASTGAHEAIELRDGDKARYNGKGVLNAVAHVNTELKEAVIGMEASDQKALDDAMIALDGTENKGRLGANAILGISLATARASALEQSIPLYAHINTLLHTDKKVALPVPMFNVLNGGMHSDSGLSFQEFMLVPTGIATYSEQLRAGSEIFHALKKLLEAKGFVTSVGDEGGFAPRLTSHDEAFEYLIKAIETAGYVPGEQVSIALDTASTSFYDTGLNQYLLKPENKNLSTEAMIALYESWIQKYHLVSIEDGLQEDDWTGWATMKETLESKKRFVFASHPEKLETAFMLVGDDLLVTNPKRLQQAIEGKSCNAILIKVNQIGTLSETLECIRLAQTHDIRVVVSHRSGETVDDFIADLAVGTGAECIKTGSLSRGERLAKYNRLLAIESEISNP
- the pyrC gene encoding dihydroorotase yields the protein MKETSVTIPRWFDRHIHIRDNDMMEAVLPSTLRQRATGAVIMPNLADPISTIEKAKAYRHRISEVRGNYFMNRVPFIGNAKDQFEPCMTLYLTDHIDPEEVVRGFEEGVWRAVKLYMANQKGQGGTTGSAHGVKNLLGRYKVFEAMEKHRIPLLGHFEAVEDDVDEFDREIVSAERDLEPILKSFPGLPVVFEHLTDGRAADFVAQASHDIYATVTAHHLMINRNDMFSGGMNPGNYCKPVPKREEHRVRVRQYVTSGNRRFGAGTDSAPHDESVKSRCYGCAAGIFTAPIAVELYTGIFDEDNALQHLGPFMSENFLALYGMKVSSETMTIKRMAHVVPQKIGGVQVFKGGSEIPWKLVG
- a CDS encoding M48 family metalloprotease; translated protein: MSSVFIYIIIVFPLAFKNDVIARYLGKLFSQTIFSNKKNETYWTVVDRVKRKRAYIILALIFLILGISYLAYQLFVHTTYLHDTYIYNDVWFSIILLVVAYFAQEFIVQNGTHTDHTKHVDRVTIQKILENLSKTAGIETPQLIMYAGNMPKLFLHLRTIGAPQLHVSTSLLQYFSVSEAEAYIAHEIGHYLSDEISTRRTVEWLITITKVVGLLSFLLLLGTIHPFLPLIWLGMYVAIVVGIFLDEHKSLNNTIGAGLVFLVMNPIHLIIVLITGFIYYTMNYGEAIYADLKALELTRHPQALYSALNKVLMIVQDETYQEFAYYSPFFLASTSEKDQSFEEQLIEERLRLIKSFDPTVTESYSPIKLLACSVCGHTLTQIDALGPHDIQRKAWVCGVCINIWFDKGSFYSLSSIDTKDYFVKYLDSGTQRSNTQQPYMCPHCLVPLFDIHGGTIPKDIHIYSCSSCQGNLVSINDFLNYTQYRLSL
- a CDS encoding ammonium transporter, with the protein product MGYAGSSAGDFDPASINSGDTAWMLMATALVMLMTPAVGFFYGGMVSAKNVVSVLKQSFIILALVSIQWVIVGYSLVFGTDIKGIIGGMDYFALQGVGYAPNADYAATIPHLMFMMFQGMFAIITPALIIGAFVGRMKFKALVAFTLLWTTLVYDPIAHWVWGIGGWLRDSGALDFAGGTVVHMSAGFSALAAALLIGKRITSGHPSSNANNVPFVILGAVLLWFGWFGFNAGSALGAGALASGVFVVTNIAAAASALAWVILSYAENGKPSAMAAAIGAVCGLVSITPASGYVGPVSAIAIGLIGGVVTYLAVYWRMHKSSIDDSLDVWAAHGMGGLVGAILTGVFAEKAVNSFGNDGLLFGNAGLVWTQIVAVLCTALYAFVATYIILKVLSMFTPLRVTSKQEEEGLDIASHGEMGYRLQ